From a single Columba livia isolate bColLiv1 breed racing homer chromosome 15, bColLiv1.pat.W.v2, whole genome shotgun sequence genomic region:
- the MLST8 gene encoding target of rapamycin complex subunit LST8 isoform X2, with the protein MNAAQGTVGSDPVILATAGYDHTVRFWQAHSGICTRTVQHQDSQVNALEITPDRSMIAAAGYQHIRMYDLNSNNPNPVINYDGVSKNITSVGFHEDGRWMYTGGEDCMARIWDLRSRNLQCQRIFQVNAPINCVCLHPNQAELIVGDQSGAIHIWDLKTDHNEQLIPEPEVSVNSVHIDPDASYMAAVNSSGNCYVWNLTGGIGEEVTQLIPKTKIPAHNRYALQCKFSPDSTLLATCSADQTCKIWRTSNFSLMTELSIKSNNPGETSRGWMWDCAFSGDSQYIVTASSDNLARLWCVETGEIKREYSGHQKAVVCLAFNDSVLG; encoded by the exons atgaacGCGGCGCAGGGCACGGTGGGCAGCGACCCGGTGATCCTGGCCACGGCCGGCTACGACCACACGGTGCGGTTCTGGCAGGCGCACAGCGGCATCTGCACCCGCACCGTCCAGCACCAGGACTCC CAGGTGAATGCGCTGGAGATCACACCGGACCGCAGCATGATCGCTGCCGCAG GCTACCAGCACATCCGCATGTATGACCTCAACTCCAACAACCCCAACCCTGTCATCAACTATGATGGCGTGAGCAAGAACATCACGTCGGTGGGCTTCCACGAGGACGGGCGCTGGATGTACACAGGCGGGGAGGACTGCATGGCCCGTATCTGGGACCTCCG GTCTCGTAACCTCCAGTGCCAGCGGATTTTCCAGGTGAACGCTCCTATTAACTGTGTTTGCCTGCACCCCAACCAG GCTGAGCTAATTGTGGGTGATCAGAGCGGCGCCATTCACATCTGGGACCTGAAGACGGACCACAACGAGCAGCTGATTCCAGAGCCCGAAGTTTCCGTGAATTCGGTTCACATTGACCCGGATGCCAGTTACATGGCAGCTGTGAACAGCTCG GGAAATTGCTACGTGTGGAACCTGACAGGCGGCATCGGCGAGGAGGTGACGCAGCTGATCCCCAAGACCAAGATCCCCGCGCACAACCGCTATGCCCTACAGTGCAAGTTCAGCCCTGACTCCAC GCTCTTGGCTACGTGCTCTGCAGATCAGACCTGTAAGATCTGGAGGACTTCAAACTTCTCTCTGATGACAGAGCTGAGCATTAAGAGCAACAACCCTGGGGAAACATCTCGGGGCTGGATGTGGGACTGCGCCTTCTCTGGGGACTCCCAGTACATTGTCACAG CCTCCTCTGACAACCTGGCCAGACTGTGGTGTGTGGAGACCGGAGAGATCAAGAGGGAATACAGCGGCCACCAGAAGGCCGTGGTCTGCCTTGCGTTCAACGACAGTGTGTTGGGATAA
- the LOC102084977 gene encoding hexosaminidase D isoform X1, which translates to MRRRRAVGDTTCREGWAQVWVCFHSPLLWAQEGMAFQRSHRLNLLRLVVLLLVALAGIKFLFGDSFTLELHKHVSKDSGFWGDAGDTGQDAGPRSQDLEETVVKIMAPRQETGQQVPRDISATEMRLVHLDLKGAAPRVSYLEQVFPLLSQLGANGILIEYEDMFPFKGELEILKSPYAYSEEDIERIQQLAELHKLEVVPLVQTFGHVEFILKHEKYQHLREVERFPNSFNPHVPETLALLKSILSQVIEKHRRSTWIHIGADEVFHLGEGMDSKNWMSRNKGDTGTMYLKHIKEVLGFIAMQYWGLQVLMWDDMLRKISVGALRESGIAKHVSPVVWFYAPDFNAEQIEPFLTKYAESGFEAVWFASAFKGTTGPAQAWPPLSYHLKNHLSWLKVTQALPRLAPLRCQGIVLTGWQRYDHYSVLCELLPVGIPSLAICLQTLMNGGFTEETKRKVLEALGFQSLQLEQSTCEGRGTFPGAEIYHMVEQVNGHLKESILKALEEESAIKGWFSPYHRKHQFGNPRNMESFGSKVLKLHEDWESFIHDLRGQLERVYFPDTVEEWMEENVNPYLDQLRDLVRDYQAIIRLNARPKVM; encoded by the exons ATGCGCAGGAGGAGGGCGGTGGGCGATACCACGTGCAGAGAGGGATGG GCTCAGGTTTGGGTTTGCTTccattctcctctcctctgggCTCAGGAAG ggatggCCTTCCAGCGGAGCCACCGGCTGAACCTGCTGCGCCTCGTTGTGCTGCTCCTCGTGGCCTTGGCTGGAATCAAGTTCCTTTTTGGCGACAG tttCACCTTGGAGCTGCACAAGCACGTCAGCAAGGACAGTGGGTTCTGGGGGGACGCGGGTGACACTGGCCAGGACGCTGGCCCCCGAAGCCAGGATCTTGAGGAAACTGTGGTGAAGATAATGGCCCCGAGGCAAGAGACTGGGCAGCAGGTCCCCAGGGACATCAGTGCCACTGAGATGAGGTTGGTCCACCTGGACCTCAAGGGAGCTGCACCCAGGGTCTCCTACCTGGAACAG GTGTTCcccctcctgtcccagctgGGAGCCAACGGCATCCTCATCGAGTACGAGGACATGTTCCCCTTCAAGGGCGAGTTGGAAATCCTCAAGTCCCCATATGCGTACAG CGAGGAGGACATCGAGCGGATCCAGCAGCTGGCGGAGCTCCACAAGCTGGAGGTGGTTCCCCTGGTGCAGACTTTCGGACACGTGGAG TTCATCCTCAAACATGAGAAGTACCAGCACCTCCGGGAGGTCGAGCGCTTCCCCAACAGCTTcaacccccatgtccctgaaaCCCTGGCCCTGCTCAAGAGCATCTTGTCGCAGGTGATAGAGAAGCACAGACGTTCCACTTGGATCCACATTGGTGCAGACGAG GTCTTCCATCTCGGGGAGGGGATGGACTCCAAGAACTGGATGAGCCGCAACAAGGGTGACACGGGCACCATGTACCTGAAGCACATCAAGGAGGTGCTGGGCTTCATTGCCATGCAGTACTGGGGGCTGCAGGTGCTCATGTGGGATGACATGCTGAGGAAGATCAGCGTGGGAGCCCTGCGGG AGTCTGGGATAGCAAAGCATGTCTCACCTGTGGTGTGGTTCTATGCACCCGACTTCAACGCTGAGCAGATCG AGCCATTCCTCACCAAGTACGCGGAGAGCGGCTTCGAGGCGGTGTGGTTCGCCAGTGCCTTCAAGGGTACCACAGGACCAGCGCAGGCCTGGCCCCCCCTGAGCTACCACCTGAAAAACCACCTGAGCTGGCTGAAGGTGACACAGGCGCTGCCACGGCTGGCCCCACTGCGCTGCCAGGGCATCGTCCTCACCGGCTGGCAGAG GTACGATCACTACTCAGTGCTGTGTGAGCTCCTGCCCGTTGGCATCCCCTCGCTGGCCATCTGCCTGCAGACGCTAATGAACG GGGGATTCACAGAAGAGACGAAGAGGAAGGTCCTGGAGGCGCTGGGCTTCCAGAGcttgcagctggagcagagcacatG CGAGGGCAGGGGCACGTTCCCCGGTGCAGAGATCTACCACATGGTGGAGCAGGTCAATGGCCACCTGAAGGAAAGCATCCTCAAGGCCCTGGAGGAGGAGAG cGCCATCAAAGGCTGGTTCAGCCCCTATCACCGCAAGCACCAGTTTGGCAACCCCCGCAACATGGAGAGCTTTGGCAGCAAGGTGCTCAA GCTCCACGAGGACTGGGAAAGCTTCATCCATGACCTGCGTGGCCAGCTGGAGAGGGTCTACTTCCCCGACACAGTGGAGGAGTGGATGGAGGAGAATGTCAACCCTTACCTGGACCAGCTGCGGGACCTGGTGCGGGACTACCAAGCCATCATCCGCCTCAACGCCAGGCCCAAGGTGATGTAG
- the MLST8 gene encoding target of rapamycin complex subunit LST8 isoform X1 translates to MNAAQGTVGSDPVILATAGYDHTVRFWQAHSGICTRTVQHQDSQVNALEITPDRSMIAAAGEPPGPWGHRAGPGTLLTPCPVLAAGYQHIRMYDLNSNNPNPVINYDGVSKNITSVGFHEDGRWMYTGGEDCMARIWDLRSRNLQCQRIFQVNAPINCVCLHPNQAELIVGDQSGAIHIWDLKTDHNEQLIPEPEVSVNSVHIDPDASYMAAVNSSGNCYVWNLTGGIGEEVTQLIPKTKIPAHNRYALQCKFSPDSTLLATCSADQTCKIWRTSNFSLMTELSIKSNNPGETSRGWMWDCAFSGDSQYIVTASSDNLARLWCVETGEIKREYSGHQKAVVCLAFNDSVLG, encoded by the exons atgaacGCGGCGCAGGGCACGGTGGGCAGCGACCCGGTGATCCTGGCCACGGCCGGCTACGACCACACGGTGCGGTTCTGGCAGGCGCACAGCGGCATCTGCACCCGCACCGTCCAGCACCAGGACTCC CAGGTGAATGCGCTGGAGATCACACCGGACCGCAGCATGATCGCTGCCGCAGGTGAGCCCCCCggtccctggggacaccgggcagggccggggacGTTGCTCACCCCCTGCCCGGTCCTTGCTGCAGGCTACCAGCACATCCGCATGTATGACCTCAACTCCAACAACCCCAACCCTGTCATCAACTATGATGGCGTGAGCAAGAACATCACGTCGGTGGGCTTCCACGAGGACGGGCGCTGGATGTACACAGGCGGGGAGGACTGCATGGCCCGTATCTGGGACCTCCG GTCTCGTAACCTCCAGTGCCAGCGGATTTTCCAGGTGAACGCTCCTATTAACTGTGTTTGCCTGCACCCCAACCAG GCTGAGCTAATTGTGGGTGATCAGAGCGGCGCCATTCACATCTGGGACCTGAAGACGGACCACAACGAGCAGCTGATTCCAGAGCCCGAAGTTTCCGTGAATTCGGTTCACATTGACCCGGATGCCAGTTACATGGCAGCTGTGAACAGCTCG GGAAATTGCTACGTGTGGAACCTGACAGGCGGCATCGGCGAGGAGGTGACGCAGCTGATCCCCAAGACCAAGATCCCCGCGCACAACCGCTATGCCCTACAGTGCAAGTTCAGCCCTGACTCCAC GCTCTTGGCTACGTGCTCTGCAGATCAGACCTGTAAGATCTGGAGGACTTCAAACTTCTCTCTGATGACAGAGCTGAGCATTAAGAGCAACAACCCTGGGGAAACATCTCGGGGCTGGATGTGGGACTGCGCCTTCTCTGGGGACTCCCAGTACATTGTCACAG CCTCCTCTGACAACCTGGCCAGACTGTGGTGTGTGGAGACCGGAGAGATCAAGAGGGAATACAGCGGCCACCAGAAGGCCGTGGTCTGCCTTGCGTTCAACGACAGTGTGTTGGGATAA
- the LOC102084977 gene encoding hexosaminidase D isoform X2, whose product MAFQRSHRLNLLRLVVLLLVALAGIKFLFGDSFTLELHKHVSKDSGFWGDAGDTGQDAGPRSQDLEETVVKIMAPRQETGQQVPRDISATEMRLVHLDLKGAAPRVSYLEQVFPLLSQLGANGILIEYEDMFPFKGELEILKSPYAYSEEDIERIQQLAELHKLEVVPLVQTFGHVEFILKHEKYQHLREVERFPNSFNPHVPETLALLKSILSQVIEKHRRSTWIHIGADEVFHLGEGMDSKNWMSRNKGDTGTMYLKHIKEVLGFIAMQYWGLQVLMWDDMLRKISVGALRESGIAKHVSPVVWFYAPDFNAEQIEPFLTKYAESGFEAVWFASAFKGTTGPAQAWPPLSYHLKNHLSWLKVTQALPRLAPLRCQGIVLTGWQRYDHYSVLCELLPVGIPSLAICLQTLMNGGFTEETKRKVLEALGFQSLQLEQSTCEGRGTFPGAEIYHMVEQVNGHLKESILKALEEESAIKGWFSPYHRKHQFGNPRNMESFGSKVLKLHEDWESFIHDLRGQLERVYFPDTVEEWMEENVNPYLDQLRDLVRDYQAIIRLNARPKVM is encoded by the exons atggCCTTCCAGCGGAGCCACCGGCTGAACCTGCTGCGCCTCGTTGTGCTGCTCCTCGTGGCCTTGGCTGGAATCAAGTTCCTTTTTGGCGACAG tttCACCTTGGAGCTGCACAAGCACGTCAGCAAGGACAGTGGGTTCTGGGGGGACGCGGGTGACACTGGCCAGGACGCTGGCCCCCGAAGCCAGGATCTTGAGGAAACTGTGGTGAAGATAATGGCCCCGAGGCAAGAGACTGGGCAGCAGGTCCCCAGGGACATCAGTGCCACTGAGATGAGGTTGGTCCACCTGGACCTCAAGGGAGCTGCACCCAGGGTCTCCTACCTGGAACAG GTGTTCcccctcctgtcccagctgGGAGCCAACGGCATCCTCATCGAGTACGAGGACATGTTCCCCTTCAAGGGCGAGTTGGAAATCCTCAAGTCCCCATATGCGTACAG CGAGGAGGACATCGAGCGGATCCAGCAGCTGGCGGAGCTCCACAAGCTGGAGGTGGTTCCCCTGGTGCAGACTTTCGGACACGTGGAG TTCATCCTCAAACATGAGAAGTACCAGCACCTCCGGGAGGTCGAGCGCTTCCCCAACAGCTTcaacccccatgtccctgaaaCCCTGGCCCTGCTCAAGAGCATCTTGTCGCAGGTGATAGAGAAGCACAGACGTTCCACTTGGATCCACATTGGTGCAGACGAG GTCTTCCATCTCGGGGAGGGGATGGACTCCAAGAACTGGATGAGCCGCAACAAGGGTGACACGGGCACCATGTACCTGAAGCACATCAAGGAGGTGCTGGGCTTCATTGCCATGCAGTACTGGGGGCTGCAGGTGCTCATGTGGGATGACATGCTGAGGAAGATCAGCGTGGGAGCCCTGCGGG AGTCTGGGATAGCAAAGCATGTCTCACCTGTGGTGTGGTTCTATGCACCCGACTTCAACGCTGAGCAGATCG AGCCATTCCTCACCAAGTACGCGGAGAGCGGCTTCGAGGCGGTGTGGTTCGCCAGTGCCTTCAAGGGTACCACAGGACCAGCGCAGGCCTGGCCCCCCCTGAGCTACCACCTGAAAAACCACCTGAGCTGGCTGAAGGTGACACAGGCGCTGCCACGGCTGGCCCCACTGCGCTGCCAGGGCATCGTCCTCACCGGCTGGCAGAG GTACGATCACTACTCAGTGCTGTGTGAGCTCCTGCCCGTTGGCATCCCCTCGCTGGCCATCTGCCTGCAGACGCTAATGAACG GGGGATTCACAGAAGAGACGAAGAGGAAGGTCCTGGAGGCGCTGGGCTTCCAGAGcttgcagctggagcagagcacatG CGAGGGCAGGGGCACGTTCCCCGGTGCAGAGATCTACCACATGGTGGAGCAGGTCAATGGCCACCTGAAGGAAAGCATCCTCAAGGCCCTGGAGGAGGAGAG cGCCATCAAAGGCTGGTTCAGCCCCTATCACCGCAAGCACCAGTTTGGCAACCCCCGCAACATGGAGAGCTTTGGCAGCAAGGTGCTCAA GCTCCACGAGGACTGGGAAAGCTTCATCCATGACCTGCGTGGCCAGCTGGAGAGGGTCTACTTCCCCGACACAGTGGAGGAGTGGATGGAGGAGAATGTCAACCCTTACCTGGACCAGCTGCGGGACCTGGTGCGGGACTACCAAGCCATCATCCGCCTCAACGCCAGGCCCAAGGTGATGTAG